The following are encoded together in the Babylonia areolata isolate BAREFJ2019XMU chromosome 18, ASM4173473v1, whole genome shotgun sequence genome:
- the LOC143292620 gene encoding uncharacterized protein LOC143292620 isoform X1 → MDSFMDFMPRLLYHGRCGVACMDPSARFDALKQGLQAVVTMGAGTGTHRSRMTVLTLLFWLAAFLVMPGIMMGDYIRMDEPCPEDEPCPLHPDAECFFECMYVDADGNGQDCIYNFYLDGVRVGCWA, encoded by the exons ATGGATTCCTTCATGGATTTCATGCCTCGTCTCCTCTACCATGG cagatgtggtgtagcgtgtatggatccgtccgcacgctttgacgccttgaAACAGGGACTGCAGGCTGTAGTCACTATGGGTGCCGGCACTGGGACACACAGGTCCAGAATGACCGTGCTCACGCTTCTCTTCTGGCTCGCTG CCTTCTTGGTGATGCCTGGGATCATGATGGGAGACTACATCCGCATGGACGAGCCCTGTCCGGAGGATGAGCCATGCCCTCTTCATCCTGATGCCGAGTGCTT TTtcgagtgtatgtatgtggacgCGGACGGCAATGGTCAGGACTGCATCTACAATTTCTACCTGGACGGCGTGCGAGTCGGTTGCTGGGCGTAA
- the LOC143292620 gene encoding uncharacterized protein LOC143292620 isoform X2, protein MDSFMDFMPRLLYHGCGVACMDPSARFDALKQGLQAVVTMGAGTGTHRSRMTVLTLLFWLAAFLVMPGIMMGDYIRMDEPCPEDEPCPLHPDAECFFECMYVDADGNGQDCIYNFYLDGVRVGCWA, encoded by the exons ATGGATTCCTTCATGGATTTCATGCCTCGTCTCCTCTACCATGG atgtggtgtagcgtgtatggatccgtccgcacgctttgacgccttgaAACAGGGACTGCAGGCTGTAGTCACTATGGGTGCCGGCACTGGGACACACAGGTCCAGAATGACCGTGCTCACGCTTCTCTTCTGGCTCGCTG CCTTCTTGGTGATGCCTGGGATCATGATGGGAGACTACATCCGCATGGACGAGCCCTGTCCGGAGGATGAGCCATGCCCTCTTCATCCTGATGCCGAGTGCTT TTtcgagtgtatgtatgtggacgCGGACGGCAATGGTCAGGACTGCATCTACAATTTCTACCTGGACGGCGTGCGAGTCGGTTGCTGGGCGTAA